ATGCTGACAACACCAGATGAACTACCAGAAGCTAGAAGAGGCTGCCCATCTAAAGGAGGAATATAGATGTAAGCACAAACGAACTGCCAAATCCACAGATGAGTTCCTTCTAACGTATAAGAGCCACAGGAGGTTACATAATTGATAATGAAGAGTTTCTGGAGACGAAATCAAGCGTGGCCAGCGTAGAAGCACCTTTGAATTTGGAAGACATCCAGATTTATAGAAGGAAATATATCAATACTTGATGAAGACGAAGTAACAACATGAATGATACCTGTGCTGAAAGATAAGGCAGTCACGGAACCTCTCATCGAATGTGAAAATGTAACCAATTCTTCATCATAGCGGATATTGTGAATGTGAATCTTGCCATCAGCACAGCCAACTGCAACAACATCTAAAGCAGGTGATGAAACACAACTGCTAATAGATGAGTTCCACCCCTTGAACTCAAAGAGCTTTGTCTTAGTACTTAAGTTCCAAAGCTGCAGAGGCCCTTCCTGGCATCCTAGAATAACCTGTTTCCAAGCTTTCTTAGTTTGGCCCAGAGACATTGAAAATGTGAACATGGCTGTTAAGCATTCACAACTTCTGGTACCCGTTTACTTTGCTAAATTACCACCTAGATTTGGCTTAACTTACAAACAAATAGGTTTAGCACTCTCGCAGGCAGCATGCTTGCACTAGTGCCAAGTGTCATTAAAATCCAATCAGGATTTAGAATCTTACCACCCTACAGTTCAAAACTTAAGAAACAATCCCAGATCTTAGGTAGGGTATTCATGTAGCAAtccaaattgacaaatttcataGGATGGTATGATCATATCCATTCTATCATTCAATATTACAAAATTACATACTCAGACTTCATTTGAGTTTCAAGTTATTACAAGAGGATTTTACTAAAAATCAGAGATGGAGAACATAGAGGTATCTGATGTACGGCTTTTATGAGCACTCAGCAAAGACATAACTAGTGGGTTGCACACAAGTAAATAGATTGAGGAATGATAAGAACTTTACAGCAACACTTATTCAAACTTGTTGGTCTTAACAAACAAATAATCAGTTGATTTCACACAAGTATTCATGTCAAGCATCCCACTGCCGGTATTTCTAGGATGTTAAGAATACCTATCAGATATTAGGATCGGATCATTCAGTCAACTAACAGTCTAAGTAGGATGTCGATCTTAACAACTATGCGTACTACATCTTATTTCCCCTAATTTCTGGGCTAGTAAATGTTCTACCTATTCTTTATTTGTACTAGCCTCGCTTACCCCGTTCTTGTCATTTTCATATTCCCAGATATAGAAATACTACTCATGTTCAAAAAGTTGAGCTGCTGACATGTGGACCATGCTGCTTTCAACATCACAAATTCCTCTTATCAATCTGTATTACTGTATCTAGTCAATATACCTAAGGGTAAACCGTGTTAAAACCTTTTACCCAGAATAGTCCGTAGCCGTTCAGGGTGGGACCCCTGGATTACTTTTTCCCCTCAACagcttaattttttcaaataacgTGTTCGAAAGCTAGCATCCTTTGGCTGGATCTTGCTATCAAGAGCTAATTACAGATGCACAAATCCATTCTCATTAAATACAGGTATAGTAGTACATTCTCAAGTAACCAATATGTCTAGctttataaatttcaaaaaagtaaatggtAAAAGGATTGTACTGCATCAAGACTATGGCCAAGTAGCACAGGTAATTAGACATGTACTCATTTTCATGATGGGTAATttcaacttttccatcaattgtTACCGAGCATTAATGGCTTGGGAGAAAACAAAGCAAACAATAAGTAATTTCGCTGTTTGCATCTATTGTTGCTTCGTTTTTCAGCTTATCTGTAACTTCTAACTCTTTTATACTGGAAATAAATGGAGAAACTTTCCAAATTAATTACAGGTGtatgacaaaggaaaaggacaagaaaaggccatatttAAACATTGTCGCCATTTTATTTGGGAATCTTCTTTCATCAGCAAGTACATTCATGCTCAAACATCAATCTCTGTCATATATGAACGGAAAAGTTCTTGAGGCAAAGAGGATATTCACCTTGTTTAAGTAAGTATCTGGATGCATTATACAGCTAGGACTAAAATTGCTATCCAACAAGATGTGTCCCACTGGTGAAAGGTTCTCATTCATTCCTTTGAACGCCCATATGTACACATTGCCATCAACATCTACACTCAATATGTGTTCTCCAAACAACAGCAGCAAACAAACCTTAGCAGTATGCCTGCTCCAAGTTGCTACCTGTAATTAAAGCATACAATTAGATAGACAAAGTGCTCTTGcatatgataaaagaaaaacacaacatGTTCTCTGGCAATATCTTTAATTAGCGATCCAGGCAAGTGCACTTAGGTCCCATTATCTCGCAACCCCATACCAATCTTTTAATGAGTAGTTCAAACATCATATtctttacgatttttttttttttgttgataagcCAAACATCTTATTCTACTATTACTAATCTGCTTCACACAGATATATAAACTCTAGCCAACATTAACCATCAATATGTCTTTATGTTATCCACATTGGACCATTCAAGAACATGCATAGAATCTGAGATAAAAGTTCTTAACATGTTAACCAAAATTATCTATTTATTGCTAGTCCTATCGCATTCGACTAAACAATAACTATAAAATCTCTTGACACGGACATTTAAACCTGTTCCAACTCAAAATATCAGAGTGGGAACAATGACTTGAAGgccttttaagaaaatgataccAAGCTGGTAAAAGGAGCTgacaaacaaatttaaaatgcttCAGGCACAGCAGGATAAAATAGAGTATAAAAAAGAGCCTTGAAAGATAACACTAGCAAACATCCTAGCGCGGTTTGGTAGCTAGCACCTCGGGTGTTAGGGATTCTATGTGCCCTAGGAGCACCTAGCACAATTAACAACATTGGATATGGCATTGATGGAGGCATATGCCCCTGCAAATACACAAGAACACGACATCCCTAGATAGATTTATGTGCTCATGGAAAAGCCATATGCAACCATGAGCACATCATCAGGACCAACAAACTCAAAAGCAAATTTCCAAGGCTGTGGCtggataaaaaattaatgacatgACTAAGATGCGTACTTGATCCAACGAGTGCATCCATTTCAGTAAAACCAGGTCGAATTTGATCAATTCTGGAGGCTAGgaagtttaaaagatattgtCTTCCATCAACAACTACTGCTAACAAAGTACAAAATGAACACATTTTACTGCACGAATGCACCATAAGACAATCCCGCTCTCATAGCCACTGCTACATACACAAATCTGCAACCGGATAATCGCCACCAAAAGCCCATTGGTTTTTCCCCTTCAAACTTGATTTTGTCCCTGATTGCGAATTCCTTATTCATAACGCCACTACCACCCTAACAAGCACTATCATTCATAAGCACTGCCATCAATAGTATCCCAAAGTTCACATGCCATGGGCACACTAAGAAAAACCAAGAACCATGAATCTATAATCTCATCACTGTTGATCACTTGTCATCAAACTAGACAAAGACTAATAAACTGGAAAGATATGAGTTCCACTAGCTAGACAACCTACCAAATGACACCAATTGATAAACATCTTCCAAAAATGTACAAAGGCAAAGCACTTTACAAGAGAGTTTCGGTCATAGCATATGCTATATCACAATAACTCCTCAAAGAATGAAAGTTGAGGTCATTCCATTTGTTTAGTCGCAAATCTACGCAGTTAACTTCCTTCACTATTCATGTTAAAGATTTTGTCACATCTAACATTACTTTCATCATGTGCACAATTTATCCCAGTTCAATTTATCAataattttggaaggaaaatgaaaaaggttgcCCCAATCTAACATCGCATTGCAGTGTAGGAGAACACCATGAATAATCTTTTATTTGCGAATCTCTTCTAACAAGCCGTTCAGTGACAAACCTGGTGAGCACGCTTAAATACGCCAATGTCATGTCCATAAGCAGCAAAAGTGTATTCTCGATAGGATGCGAGAGCCCGTATTTTCTTTGGCAATTGGGGACCTTCAGAAAAAATGTTCATCCAATTGTTACTTGACTGAAGAAAGTGccagaaaatgaaaagcaacaagaaataaaggaaatcgccatttgtttaAGGGGAAGAAACACAATCAGAAAGCGTCATCAAGCATACTATAGACAACCCAGCCCATGAAACTgtcattataaaaaattcaacatgagAGCATTAGAAAGGGGCAGTAATACTCCCCAAACGGGCACTGCTAATTCCTTCCAACCTAAAGAGATTGTGAATGCCAACataaaaacaacttcaaaaccCCCAAACCAGAAATGTAAAGAGGCATTGAAGTAGCTTAAAAATCACCATGCACACGCCATTTCCCAAAGAGCTTGACccaagggcaaaaaaaaaaaaagacagcttTTGCAACACAAAGGAAGTGAATTGAAACGGAGAACAGAGAGGTCAGCTCAACCCAAGCCCACACTTGCATGCGAAAGAGACACATGATCACACGCAGTCACCCGATGTTAACTAGAGGAAGATACTCACCAACAAGCACCAAGCTCAGCTTCGCGCACTGCAAGCATCAAAACcagagaagagggaaaaaggggACGAGTCAAATCAACAGGGCAACACCAATCATAACATGAAACCGCGAACGTTGTGCGAAGCGCCGAAAGTTTTTGCCCCTTACATTGTACACTTGAAAAGCCTTGCCGACGCTGACGGTGACGAAGGTCTCGGTGCCGAGCCGCTGGACGGAGAAGGGGACGCCGGCGGTTATGTATCCGATTGCTCTGTATGGCTCGAAGATTCCCATCGTTCCCACGAGGAGAGAAATGCACAGAGGAGGTGATGTTGGCGGAAGAACACAAATTGGAACGTTAGTCGTTAGGGGcgagggtttagggtttaaggcaATGAATTCGGTAATGAACTCCGActgtgcttttttctttttctttttcagcatttgtatttttttttatttttgtttttttgtcaggACATTTGCATTTTACTTTGAATCGCACTATAAAAATCAGTTCAGCATTTTTCATTCACTAAATCAAATAGAGTTAATCGACTAacttaattatatcaattcaatgaGTTTTAGTATTTAATTGCGCTATCTGAACTTTTTAGGACTCGCctataatttttcaataaatgtTAGGACTATCAATGTACTTTATTTTTAGCAAGTGTAGAGAATAACCAGCTAGTAATGGCTAAAGGGTCGTGTCGTTTTACGTGCCGAGCCTAAGCTTGTTATACTCgggtttgattttcctttttaaaatctTCTTTTAATCTAACTCAATAAATTCAAAAGTTCTAACAATATTGCTAGTAAAATTCACGAAATCTCTAATTATACATATGATTAAGTCACCATTATCTTAGTAGCAACAAGAATCGCACAAAATCCACACATAATAAGATTCCTAAATATTATAGGTAGACTATTAATACACAATATATAAAACACATATGTTTACTAATAAAGTAAAGaattaatttcacaaaaaactacaaattgataaatatgtgataaatatatctcaaactaatttttttaatcaccaaaaaatcacaaacatgAATGTTAGAATCGATTCATATCCCAGGAAAAATGAGGTAGTAAGTCATCTTGTCTCGCGTTGTATTTTCATTAGCAATCAAAGCTAAGATATATTGAGAGTTTTTTATACTTCTTCCCTAATTTCTTTCTAACATCTTATTTTTCCTGtattcacctttttttttttgtggctttgaATATAAATAATGTAGACATTCACACATGGTGTCTTGTAACTAGGGATACGACACCGGCAAGTCGGTTATAAGACATTGTACAAAGCATAAGTTAATACCTCTAGAGTCGAAACTCCGATGACTCACTCCAAGCATGAGATGCTACTATATCTACCTATTTAGTAGTAACCAATTGAAATTGACGTAAAGTCTACTTTTTTCACTGTCATCCTCCTAAGttgaacgaaaatatttttctttcccgcATCCCCGGCTCTCGAATTTTACGTCCCGTAATCCAGACAAAATAGTTTTAGGACCTAATTAGATCCAAACCCTCTCATCTTTGTTTATAGTTTGCATAAAAGTTGAGGATTCGACCTCGAATTGAGTTGAAAACCACCACCGTGAATGAATAGTTTTTATGAGTTTACAAGTTTTTCTACATGAATTGTACCTCTAGTTCTAAACCATACGTGTGGAATGCTATCATAATTCTCAAACCTTAACAAATTCTAAAACAttctctaaaaaagaaaatatgcaatCAGAGTCATACACtactcaattgatacaattaagtcctaaattttttggtaaaaatgtaattgagttcCAAAATTTATGTTGAAAGTTGCAATTTAAGAATGTCACGTAGGCAATTTGTGAGTGGCATATAGTTAATTTTGGGTACCGTTTATTGAAAGGAGCTAGTTACGTTTTTAGAAAATGTTTAGCACTTAATTGAACCAATCAACAAATGTAAGCTTTGGTTACGTTCCAAAAAGTTAAAACTTTTATTTATCTCGTTGCCATGTTTTAACCCATAAGTTTCACAAGAGTGAATTGGTCATAAAAATCAACTTACGCCTATATCATCTATTTACATGAttgtatatttaaaatatatgtaGTTTTCAATAGAATATGTCTATGTCAAACAATCGATTTATTTCATTGGATAATAAATATGATGATTTAAAGAAATCTCGTGCAATGCGTGACAAGGCCtaatcatattgcacattttAATCTCGTCTCATACTCACACGTGTTACGTAGATGTATGATTagtgaaaaatggaaaagttaCCTTTTTGCAATGTTATACAACTCCGGTCATCGAATTACttacgaaaaatgaaaatattaagaACATCGAGCctatgtttctctttttttttttttttttctaaatgactatttcttttatattgatATTGGATAATAATTAATCCGGATTAGCTAGCGTTAGGATTGAATTACTTACATGTATTATACTTAGATAAGTTGAACGGAGAATGGGAGAAATGATGACTGAGGAGCCTGCGAGCCCCTCTTGATCATActcgccatctctctctctctcgcgcgcgcgctCGCTCCGCCCTCGgcctccgcctcctccgccgcctcctccgcctTCTTCTTCGTCCAAGTTTCAGTCTTTTCAGCTTCTATGGGGTCGCCTGAACTGTATTTTAAGGTAACGCTTTGCTGCGCCATTGTTTGGTTTGTCTTGATCACGTTTTACCTGTTGTGGCGTGAACTCAAATGTTGTTTGCTCCGGATTCGCGGTGTAGCGGGACATCGCTGTCCTTCAGTACCAAAATCAGAAGCTCGTGCAGAAGTTGGAGTCGCAGAAGGTCGAGCATGTCGCTCTCGAGAGCAAGTTGTCGCAGCTGACGGAGAAGCAGCTTGGGTACGATTCTAGGCTCGAAGTAGCCAAAAGGTCTTGGGAAGAGGTTGCCTTGTCTATCTTCTCTTTCACTTAGGGTTTTCgggttctcttttcttttcttttttttgggtgggctGTGCTATTGTTCTTGAATGTGATCATGGACTTCATTTTGTTGTATGACAGCTTGTTAGTGATTTGGAATTATGTTCGGTTGGTGTGAGAGAGGCGGGCAGAGCCGCCGTTGGTCGGAATGTTGAAAGCCCGTCTAATTCAAAAGGTTTGGATGATGTCGTTGTCCGTTGATGCTATATTGTTGATGAGATGGATGCTTTTGTTTGTCAGTTACAACTAGGTGATATGTTTTCACAATTTTGTTGGTAGTCCATTGTTGTCGATGCATATAAAGCATTCGAAATGCAATAATACGCGACTTAGGGAAAGGTTCTCTTCTCCAGTTATGATGACCCCTGATGTCTCCTGCTTGCATCTCATATTCGATACTTGTTAAATTGTCTTCCATGCTGGTATTAGATGAGGATCACCTGTTGCTCGAGGACATTTTTCTTAGCCAAATCACAGAGACAGGTGTGACCGGAAGTTCCTCCGTTGATAGCTGTTTAAATTATCCACATGATGATCCACAAATAGCTTCAGAGAAGAATGTGAAGACAATATTACGTAATATAGCATTGGCTATTGATGGCCTTTATCATGAGAAGGAGAGGGTGCATTCTGCTGTTTTGGATGAACTTCCCCAAGATGGTACTTATAGAGTATTTTTGTATGTTTTTTCTGGCCTTTTACTGGGGATGTACGTCAGTGTCTTCCTTATTCTTGTACTTCTCTAGCCCCAAAAAATTGACACAGGTTTCTTCCCTTTGTTAGATTCATGTAGACAGAGGACATCCATGGATTTGGCGGTGCAATTGAAGAATTCAAGAGTGTTTCTTGGTGAAATTCATTTGAAGCACAGGGTTTTGGCAAGGGAGTTGCAGAGCCATCGAGATATTGATGCGAAAAACAAGGCTGAGCTTAAACGTCTGAAAGGTACCCATGGCAATTCTTGCTTGAACATTTAATTCAGATGAAATGTAATATTACATGGCAAATCTAGTATTCTGTTTTGTCATTATGTTTCTCGAATATctgtttttttccctatttagTTGTTATCTATGTCATTACAGTATCATCACGTTTATTTCTAGCTCAAACCGCACCACTTAGGTGATGCCTGGCTGGTCATATGCCCTAAATTCATGCAAagaaggattttttttgtaGCATAGTATTGGAGCCACGATCTGCCCCAATTTTATGTTGCCTGTGAGGTTCCCCGTTCGTCAATTACACATTTTGTTGTCACTACGGTTTGCCCATGAGAAGAAGTGTTAAgtatcccgtcacttgtccATGGGGTTTCGTTAGATCTTGTATTTACGTACTTTCCCTCCACCCATCACCTTGAGCTTAAACTTGACACCAATATTGACTACTAGAGGGTAAACATAGATCCTAGAGAGCGAGGACAGAAAGAAGGGGATTGGGTTTGGGTTTAAGCTATACCTTTACTCCTTGGGTTTCAGAATCCATATCTTCAAAACCAATTCGACTTTGTTGATGACCAGGAGGTCAACTCTCCTCAACAATCGACTGATGCAGCCCTCAAGATCATGTAAgtttttttgtggccaaaaaAAGTAATGCTATTGCCACGTTGCAATGAAGATGGGTCATTGCATCGACCAacaactcaaataagagttctATAAGGATTAGGGAATTAGCAGTATCATCTAGTAaggtttgagttttttatttgcatatcATTAAGTTTTTGTCTGTACTTGGAATATGATAATTAACTTGGTGTAGGATTTAAGAAGAGTTCGCGTATATGGTATAATACTATTGACTCGAAAGTAGATGTTGATTATCGAAATTTAGcaattttattgcttttgaattgGGTGATGCAATACTTCTCTTGCTAGTGATGCTTAAAAAGTCCTAAGTTTGATGCCTAAACAAACTTAGTTATTTGGAGTTATTCTTCGCAAGATAAACGCGAGCTTTCTACTTCGGGACTCGTCGTTCAATAATGTAGGACAAAAAAACCAATTTAGTGAATCTGATTTGCTAGACGATTCAAAGAGACAATTGCAACTAACAATAGCTCAAAAGGAGTAGATTGTAGTCAGGCATCAAAAGCAGAACTTTCTAAGTATCACACCTAGGCTTTCTTAAGCAACACaattaagaaaagaattgcatgacaaaattaaaaagcaaagaTTTTTGCAAACCTCAAGAATTCATCGACTCTACTGAAAGAAAGAATTACAACCATACGTAGAGACTCGTCCAAATAATGCTACTGCTAGTCGAAATgggaaacctaaataaaaaacaacCATCCTAGTTAGAACGGAATCTGGAATGATGATTATCTGCTTTAGTTAGGAAGCAgaattgttttgaaattctaCCACAATTAGAAACCTGCCATATAAGACTATATATTTAAGTCGGAGAAGAATCCTAATTGATTtaggactcttatttgagttatgAATTGAAGCAACAGTTCCTCTTCAGCAAAGCCTCGATAATTTAATATGCttaaaaatgttgatttgatCAGTTGCGTGGGCTGAATCACAAACTCACGTGGTTATCTTGCTGTTCATATGGGGTGGAGACCCAGAGACGAGGAAGGGTGTGGTAAGCAACTTATTGCTTCGAGGAGGCCTAGGCCCTCAAAGGATCACTAGGTTACTGCTCTCTAGAATTTGTTTACAGTGGTGTCACAGTCTTTATCATACTAGCAAGTAATGAGATCAGATTGTGTTCCATAAGAGTATCTCAATGTGGATAGCAAGAGTTGGTCGTTCTTAATTTGATTCTGATGAGCATGTGTCATTTATTTGTACCTAAGTGAAACTTTGGCGGCACTAATCTCtaggatattttctttttgggtttcaTCACTGATCAGTTCAAGTGTACGAACTTCGAATTCTGGTTGTCTTGAAGCTGTCCATTGGAGAAATTAAGTTTGAGACCTTTATGCGGGCTTCCTGTTACATTTGGTGGGTTTCCTGTCATTAATTGATTAGATCTTCTGGTTTGAATTCACGCGTCTGGTTATAAAGACTGGGTATCCgatcttcttttttcaatttgctcTTCTGGTTTATAGACACTGGACTTCTGAATTCTGAATCTACAGCCTGGTTTTTCTGATGAATATCTAGTGTCCATTGAAATCATTACTCAACTTGTCACTTGTACTTCCTAACGCCTTCTTGTTATTCTGATCTGCAGTAGATTGAACACTTTTTTAGTTGCTAATGTAGCTTAGACGCATGAAGAAATCTTAGTTCCTGAGGGTGTCGTCATTGTTAAAATACAGGGGATCGgtatttttatccttttgatTATGACAAAACTTAAATGAAGCTTAGAAACAATTAGCAACAAATAGCATTTTCACTATTTCTGCGCCTTGTCCAGACGACTTGGTTATTAACGAGGGCCCTCACTGTTTTCCTGATGTGCTTTCTTCCTGAACAAAACATTAAGCTTGTCCAATGGCTAAATTCTCATCTGAATCGATAAAAGATTTACATGAATCTCATGCTTTGGTTTTAAACCTTCTTTTATACAGGGGAATTGGAGAGCACCATTTCTGAGTTGGAAGAAAGTCATAATAAGCTGGCTACTCTTAAAGTTACAAAGGATTCAATAAAAGGGGTGTCTTTCCCTGTTTTGAACTTTGGAAATAAGCATACTCCAAGTGACAAAGTTAGAGATAAACAGAGGGATCTTCAAGAGATGGAGTCCATTCTCAAGGAGCTACAGGTTGGCtaccttttttttccccgagTCTCTTCTAGCTTAATTTGAATAGCTGAGTAGCTGACTTGATTGAGGCTCATCAGGACCAAGCAGCATCTCAACTGGAAGAGTTAAAAGCCCTTTATGAAGAACGAGTGAAGATACTGCAACAGCTGCCGACATTGCAGGTCAGCTTCTACATCAGTCCCAAGTgaaattccttttttctatCTAAAGAATTTCTCATGTATTGTGTTTATATGGATAGAATAagataaagaacttgaagtgcgTTTCCTTGTCTCAAACCTTCATGTCCCTGAAAGACCAATTGGAGATATCTAAATCAGAAGTTTTGCGCTATCAGGCCTTGTACGAGAAACTGCAGGTTGTaaagtaatttcttttccattgtgttttttttttttttttgcaaggaTTTGTTTACAGAACTTATGTACCTTTCTTTTCGGAAATTGCAGATGGAGAGAGGGGGTCTTTTCTGGAGGGAATTGGAATTGGGTATAAAAACTGACATAATTGATGCTTACAAAAGATGTTCTGCAGTTGCTGATTCAAGGATGATCGAGCTGGAGGCAGAAGTAAAAAAGCAGATGGAGGATAGAAACATTATTGAAACTAAACTGAAAGAGGCACCAAAAGAAGCAGGTTGTTGATGATCTCGCATGTCATCTTGATCTATGGTACTGTATATATATGAACTCATAGACTCATTCTTGATTCATTTTATATGACCCTTTTAGGAAGACAAGAGGTTATCAATGACTTTAGAGCTTTGGTCTCTTCATTCCCAGAAGAAATGGGAGCAATGCAAAGTGAATTGAGCAAGTACAAAGAGGCTGCTGTGAACATTCATTCGCTTCGAGCTGATGTGCAGTGTTTTTCTCATGCTCTTGACAGGATGGTAGTTATCATATTTGcattatttccaaattctgTTTGGTGCA
This sequence is a window from Rhodamnia argentea isolate NSW1041297 chromosome 3, ASM2092103v1, whole genome shotgun sequence. Protein-coding genes within it:
- the LOC115753775 gene encoding E3 ubiquitin-protein ligase BRE1-like 1 isoform X1, which translates into the protein MGSPELYFKRDIAVLQYQNQKLVQKLESQKVEHVALESKLSQLTEKQLGYDSRLEVAKRSWEELVSDLELCSVGVREAGRAAVGRNVESPSNSKDEDHLLLEDIFLSQITETGVTGSSSVDSCLNYPHDDPQIASEKNVKTILRNIALAIDGLYHEKERVHSAVLDELPQDDSCRQRTSMDLAVQLKNSRVFLGEIHLKHRVLARELQSHRDIDAKNKAELKRLKGELESTISELEESHNKLATLKVTKDSIKGVSFPVLNFGNKHTPSDKVRDKQRDLQEMESILKELQDQAASQLEELKALYEERVKILQQLPTLQNKIKNLKCVSLSQTFMSLKDQLEISKSEVLRYQALYEKLQMERGGLFWRELELGIKTDIIDAYKRCSAVADSRMIELEAEVKKQMEDRNIIETKLKEAPKEAGRQEVINDFRALVSSFPEEMGAMQSELSKYKEAAVNIHSLRADVQCFSHALDRMVKECERLSGRSASEVAEIEKLQTVVQDVEGSILELKLILEMYRRESTDSRVVAEAKDSEYKAWAQIESLKSSLNEHHLELRVKTAIEAEALSQQTLAAAEAEIADLRQKLEASKREISQLADVLKSKNEENEAYLSEIESIGQEYDDMQTQNQHLLQQIAERDDYNIKLVLEGVRARQGRDSILAEKQTLVREIQLANASVDFLNMKVVRVEDQLNICTEKVQKLAEDRLQGSNALDNTQKRLSDVRKLSHQIRESLEELQLKVDRSRGTAGELQVELERERFNKKRLEEELEVVRRKAIHLQAQKVTPVVEKLQEELRGYREILKCSICRDRPKEVVITKCYHLFCNTCIQNLTETRHRKCPSCGASFGPNDVKPVYF